The Pelagibacterium halotolerans B2 genome has a segment encoding these proteins:
- a CDS encoding ABC transporter substrate-binding protein: MRIGNIGKLSLVAGLLSSLAIVASPALGQNSELVVNSAVAPSTLDPAWACGLQEISFLQNFYVRLTQYGTAEGPEGTRVVDYSTVEPYLAESWEVSDDGLVYTFHLKDGYTFEGGAPVDAEAVRYSLQRVLDMAGCGRFFLTDGHIDPVIIDAIEVVDPLTLTITLNKPNGNMLGDLATHAASIVDPSVVEANGGVVAGQPNEFMAANVTESGPFLLEAYSANQSARMVANPEFAGEAPASDAISVNWITAAPTLLLQARTGQADITFGLAKQAVTTLAGNEGTRAIAYTNPFVQQMMLPNTKAPWDNPLFREAVAHAVPYEDIVERVAYGYGTLYYGPIPPSLPGYNAELSQPIPFDLDRARELIAESGVATPVEIEVMIQEGDATQQQLATVLQSTWADLGINLNIRVAPAAEFQDLSQGHQVQSLMRLDGPGVFEVGYYWGYDAICDNSNNLTEYCNPEVDELVDQLRASSDEAERQAIMDQVTEIWRSEYPKILFFEDQPVVVLSDAVTEFTFSPLPDYRYWAK, translated from the coding sequence ATGCGCATCGGAAACATCGGAAAATTGTCGCTTGTCGCGGGGCTGCTTTCGTCTCTCGCCATAGTGGCGTCGCCAGCGCTGGGACAGAACTCGGAGCTGGTGGTCAACAGTGCGGTCGCGCCGAGTACGCTCGATCCAGCCTGGGCCTGCGGATTGCAGGAAATCAGCTTCCTCCAGAATTTCTATGTACGCCTTACCCAGTACGGAACGGCGGAAGGTCCTGAGGGTACCCGCGTTGTCGATTATTCGACAGTGGAGCCGTATCTCGCCGAGTCCTGGGAGGTCAGCGATGACGGGCTGGTTTACACCTTCCACCTCAAGGACGGTTATACATTCGAGGGCGGCGCGCCGGTCGATGCCGAGGCAGTGCGCTATTCGCTGCAGCGCGTCCTCGACATGGCCGGTTGCGGGCGCTTCTTTCTGACTGACGGGCACATCGACCCGGTCATCATCGATGCGATCGAGGTCGTCGATCCGCTCACTCTGACCATCACGCTCAATAAGCCCAACGGCAACATGCTGGGCGATCTGGCGACCCACGCGGCGTCGATCGTCGATCCGTCGGTCGTTGAAGCCAATGGTGGCGTGGTCGCGGGGCAGCCCAACGAATTCATGGCCGCTAACGTGACCGAGTCCGGCCCGTTCCTGCTTGAAGCCTACTCCGCCAATCAGAGTGCGCGCATGGTAGCGAACCCCGAGTTTGCGGGAGAGGCCCCGGCGTCGGATGCGATCAGCGTCAACTGGATCACGGCGGCACCCACCCTGCTGTTGCAGGCGCGCACAGGGCAGGCCGATATCACCTTTGGCCTGGCCAAGCAGGCGGTTACAACGTTGGCCGGCAACGAGGGCACGCGTGCGATTGCCTATACCAATCCGTTCGTGCAGCAGATGATGTTGCCGAACACCAAGGCGCCCTGGGATAATCCGCTGTTTCGCGAGGCTGTTGCCCATGCCGTGCCCTACGAGGACATCGTGGAGCGTGTCGCCTATGGTTATGGCACGCTTTATTACGGCCCAATTCCCCCCAGCCTTCCCGGATACAATGCCGAACTGAGCCAGCCCATCCCCTTCGATCTTGATCGCGCCAGAGAACTGATCGCCGAAAGCGGCGTGGCTACGCCTGTCGAAATCGAGGTGATGATCCAGGAGGGCGATGCGACCCAGCAGCAGTTGGCGACAGTGCTCCAGAGCACATGGGCTGACCTCGGTATCAACCTCAACATTCGCGTGGCACCGGCCGCCGAATTCCAGGATCTCTCGCAGGGCCATCAGGTCCAGTCCCTGATGCGGCTCGATGGGCCGGGCGTATTCGAAGTCGGCTACTATTGGGGCTACGACGCCATTTGCGACAACTCCAACAATCTCACCGAATATTGCAACCCCGAAGTCGACGAACTGGTCGATCAATTGCGCGCTTCATCGGATGAGGCAGAGCGTCAGGCGATCATGGACCAGGTGACCGAAATCTGGCGGTCGGAATATCCCAAGATCCTGTTTTTCGAGGACCAGCCGGTCGTCGTGCTGAGCGATGCGGTGACCGAGTTCACGTTCTCGCCGCTGCCCGACTATCGCTATTGGGCAAAATAG
- a CDS encoding hydantoinase/oxoprolinase family protein gives MATRIGVDIGGTFTDLVYFDERTGKTAEGKVPTVPSAPEEGVVHAITSHVPQDIIEEAEFFLHGTTVGLNALLERRGAKVGLITTTGFRDVLEIRRGDRAEMYNLFWKQTEPLVPRRLRLEVDGRMLGNGTEYRPLDEGTVRVAAKKLIAEGVDAVAVSLINAYANPDHELAVERVLRDEGFEGGISLSHKISGEYREYERTSTTCIDAFVRGRMSNYLRRLDGRLRELGFKGTSLITRSGSGSMTFAEAEDRPFETIMSGPVGGAQGASELARMLGIKALVTADVGGTSFDTALVIDGQPQVLFEGMIDNMPIQSPWVDVRSIGSGGGSIAHIDPGGLMRVGPRSAGAVPGPACYGKGGTEPAMTDAAAWLGMLGPGDLAAGIHLDIEKARSALEAVGTHIGQDVEATAAGVMRISSAAMANAMREISLDQGLDPRTITLVPFGGAGPLMGTLLADELEMNHVVIPPLAGNFSAWGLLGADMVQSAARTRVIDFVPGALEEVNGVLDELFATLTERSAAHANHAVRSARLDLRYKGQEHTLSIEVAVKDGAVSEDEKIILERFVAEYARTFGGTMNQDVELVSVRASTTVPLPRRDLSYAPRHPDGKDDRVMDVYSFETKARVPFRIIPRSTISGRVKGPAIITEETTTTYVDVQWTISNGKAGEIILERTH, from the coding sequence ATGGCAACGCGTATTGGTGTCGATATTGGCGGCACGTTCACTGACCTCGTCTATTTCGACGAGCGGACGGGCAAGACGGCTGAAGGCAAGGTCCCCACAGTGCCTTCCGCGCCAGAGGAGGGGGTCGTGCACGCGATCACCAGCCATGTACCTCAGGATATCATCGAGGAAGCCGAGTTCTTTCTCCACGGAACCACAGTCGGCCTCAACGCTCTTCTGGAGCGTCGGGGCGCCAAAGTGGGCCTGATCACCACCACCGGCTTCCGCGACGTGCTCGAAATTCGTCGCGGCGACCGGGCCGAAATGTACAATCTTTTCTGGAAGCAGACCGAACCCCTGGTGCCCCGACGCCTGCGACTTGAGGTGGATGGGCGCATGCTGGGCAATGGCACCGAGTACCGGCCCCTCGATGAGGGCACCGTAAGGGTTGCCGCGAAAAAACTGATCGCCGAAGGTGTCGATGCGGTCGCGGTCAGCCTGATCAACGCCTACGCAAATCCCGATCATGAACTGGCCGTCGAACGTGTGTTGCGCGACGAAGGTTTTGAGGGCGGCATTTCGCTATCGCACAAGATATCGGGTGAATACCGCGAGTATGAACGCACCTCGACGACCTGTATCGATGCGTTTGTGCGTGGCCGCATGTCGAACTATCTGCGCCGTCTCGATGGCCGGTTGCGTGAACTCGGCTTCAAGGGCACATCGCTGATCACCCGGTCCGGCTCCGGTTCGATGACTTTTGCCGAGGCTGAGGATCGCCCGTTCGAGACCATAATGTCCGGTCCGGTCGGCGGTGCGCAGGGGGCCAGTGAACTGGCTAGGATGCTCGGCATCAAGGCTTTGGTGACCGCTGATGTTGGTGGAACCAGCTTCGATACGGCCCTGGTGATCGACGGCCAGCCCCAGGTGCTGTTCGAGGGCATGATCGACAACATGCCGATCCAGAGCCCCTGGGTGGATGTCCGCTCGATCGGGTCTGGCGGCGGCTCGATTGCCCACATCGATCCGGGCGGCCTCATGCGGGTCGGACCGCGGTCGGCCGGCGCCGTGCCGGGGCCTGCCTGCTACGGCAAGGGTGGCACCGAACCGGCGATGACCGACGCCGCAGCCTGGCTGGGAATGCTCGGGCCGGGCGATCTGGCCGCCGGTATTCATCTCGATATCGAAAAAGCCAGATCAGCGCTCGAGGCGGTCGGCACTCATATCGGCCAGGATGTTGAGGCGACTGCTGCGGGGGTGATGCGCATATCCTCGGCGGCGATGGCCAATGCCATGCGTGAGATCTCGCTCGATCAGGGTCTCGACCCGCGCACCATCACCCTTGTGCCTTTCGGCGGTGCCGGACCTCTGATGGGTACGCTTCTGGCAGACGAGCTCGAAATGAACCATGTCGTGATCCCGCCTCTGGCAGGGAATTTCTCGGCTTGGGGTCTTTTGGGAGCCGACATGGTGCAGTCAGCCGCCCGCACCCGCGTAATCGACTTCGTTCCCGGCGCTCTGGAAGAGGTGAATGGCGTTCTGGACGAACTTTTTGCAACGCTGACGGAGCGCAGCGCGGCCCACGCCAACCATGCTGTGCGGTCGGCAAGGCTGGATCTCCGCTACAAGGGGCAGGAGCACACACTCTCGATCGAGGTGGCGGTGAAGGATGGCGCGGTTAGCGAGGACGAAAAGATCATCCTCGAGCGGTTTGTCGCCGAGTATGCGCGCACATTCGGCGGCACCATGAACCAGGACGTTGAACTGGTTTCAGTGCGGGCCAGCACGACGGTACCGCTGCCGCGCCGCGACCTGAGCTACGCGCCCAGGCATCCGGACGGCAAGGACGATCGCGTCATGGACGTCTATTCGTTCGAAACCAAGGCGCGCGTGCCGTTCAGGATCATTCCCCGGAGCACGATTTCGGGCAGGGTCAAGGGCCCGGCGATCATAACGGAAGAAACGACGACGACTTATGTCGACGTTCAATGGACAATCTCGAACGGCAAGGCGGGCGAGATCATTTTGGAGCGGACCCACTGA
- a CDS encoding hydantoinase B/oxoprolinase family protein, with the protein MAKRHEPVVHNAGKFGRMTETRADPITTEVIRHALNSAANQMKRALIRTSFSPIIYEVLDFAVAIYDKEIRLLSQAPSLPMFMGTLSFCIKEAVKANGGPETLNPGDALIYNWPFGTGSHPQDMVIIMPVFFNDEELIGYTAIKGHWLDIGAKDPYCTDTTDVFQEGVIFPGVKIYREGVLNEDIFRMIMANTRVPQMVRGDLDAQVTGCRVGVKSLLEVVERFGLETYRAAVDDMFDHGERIVRSYFEKIPDGRYVGKGEMDNNGVTKDRIPFEIVLEVKGSDVVLDFSGVPDEQVGPTNSPLPTTISASRVAITMLAGYGEAPHEGHFRALKVITRPGSMFDPLPPAPSFIYGWPGLQSIEVIYNAVANAMPKAVPAQSGGCICSLVAWGLREENREPWADGTPLPTGQGAWDGGDGGIMLHIAESATRFTPAEVWEQRNPWIVEQLALADDSVGPGKWRGGPGLNLDIRMTEDTLITTVFERSLNAPWGLLGGKEARPNNCYAQMPDGEVHSIAKSTHFHMPKDSILQMKTGGGGGYGDPSERPIESVQRDVEDGYMTEAYARKHYPHAFA; encoded by the coding sequence ATGGCAAAGAGACACGAACCAGTCGTCCACAATGCGGGCAAGTTCGGCCGGATGACCGAAACCAGGGCCGATCCGATCACCACCGAAGTGATCCGTCACGCGCTCAATTCCGCGGCAAATCAGATGAAGCGGGCGCTGATCCGCACCTCGTTCTCGCCGATTATCTACGAAGTCCTCGACTTTGCCGTGGCCATCTACGACAAGGAAATCCGGCTTCTTTCCCAGGCGCCATCGCTTCCGATGTTCATGGGCACGCTGTCCTTCTGCATCAAGGAAGCGGTCAAGGCCAATGGCGGACCCGAAACCCTCAATCCGGGCGACGCCCTGATCTACAACTGGCCCTTCGGCACTGGCTCGCACCCTCAGGACATGGTCATCATCATGCCGGTGTTCTTCAACGATGAAGAGTTGATCGGTTATACCGCGATCAAGGGCCATTGGCTCGATATCGGCGCCAAGGACCCGTACTGCACCGATACGACGGACGTCTTCCAGGAAGGCGTGATTTTCCCGGGGGTCAAGATCTACAGGGAAGGTGTCCTCAATGAGGATATCTTCCGCATGATCATGGCCAATACCCGCGTTCCCCAAATGGTGCGGGGCGATCTCGACGCGCAGGTCACCGGTTGTCGGGTCGGTGTCAAATCGCTCCTCGAGGTCGTCGAGCGCTTCGGGCTTGAAACCTATCGCGCGGCAGTCGACGATATGTTCGACCACGGTGAACGCATCGTGCGGTCCTATTTCGAGAAGATTCCCGACGGCCGCTATGTCGGCAAGGGCGAGATGGACAATAATGGTGTCACCAAGGATCGCATCCCCTTCGAGATCGTGCTCGAGGTCAAGGGTTCGGACGTGGTTCTCGACTTTTCCGGCGTGCCCGACGAGCAGGTCGGACCGACCAACTCGCCGCTTCCCACGACGATTTCGGCCAGCCGCGTCGCCATCACCATGCTGGCGGGCTATGGCGAGGCGCCCCATGAGGGCCATTTCCGCGCCCTTAAGGTCATCACCCGCCCCGGATCGATGTTCGATCCCCTGCCGCCGGCGCCGTCCTTCATCTATGGCTGGCCAGGATTGCAGTCCATTGAGGTGATCTACAACGCTGTGGCCAATGCCATGCCCAAGGCCGTTCCGGCTCAGTCGGGTGGCTGCATCTGTTCGCTGGTCGCCTGGGGATTGCGCGAAGAAAACCGGGAGCCCTGGGCCGACGGCACGCCCTTGCCCACGGGGCAGGGGGCCTGGGACGGAGGTGATGGCGGCATCATGCTTCACATCGCCGAATCCGCGACCCGCTTCACACCGGCCGAGGTTTGGGAGCAGCGCAACCCCTGGATCGTCGAACAACTGGCATTGGCCGACGATTCTGTCGGGCCGGGAAAGTGGCGCGGCGGTCCGGGGCTCAATCTCGATATCCGCATGACCGAGGATACCCTGATTACAACAGTGTTCGAACGGTCCCTCAACGCCCCTTGGGGTCTGTTGGGTGGCAAGGAAGCACGGCCGAACAATTGCTACGCACAGATGCCGGATGGTGAAGTGCATTCGATCGCCAAATCGACGCACTTCCACATGCCAAAGGACTCCATTCTGCAAATGAAGACCGGCGGGGGCGGTGGCTATGGTGATCCGTCCGAACGCCCAATCGAAAGTGTCCAGCGCGATGTCGAGGATGGCTACATGACCGAGGCTTATGCCCGGAAGCATTATCCTCACGCTTTCGCCTGA
- a CDS encoding ABC transporter permease encodes MRRFLARLAHDRELFFGVTILGVIVFLALFGRLLWPLDPLRVDILNSLMPPSPEHPMGTDDVGRDVFARFIQGAQVSIGVAIGVTIAGTLIGGTLGLLAGLVGGWFDAVISRVMDAILAFPPLILAMAVAIGLGPGVVSAAIGVILAAIPWYFRLLRSEVLRLRTLMYVESAQALGASNLRLIRLHILPQTTSTIFIQASSVFSFSILTLAALGFVGLGIQPPVPEWGTMITEGLAFALTGQWWLGFFPGLGIFMLAVSANLIADRLRDIYDPKSGARLSI; translated from the coding sequence GTGCGACGATTTCTTGCCCGACTGGCCCATGACCGGGAACTGTTCTTTGGAGTGACCATCCTCGGCGTCATCGTGTTCCTCGCACTCTTCGGCCGCCTGCTATGGCCCCTGGATCCGCTCCGGGTCGATATCCTCAACTCCCTGATGCCCCCGAGCCCGGAGCACCCGATGGGCACGGACGATGTCGGGCGCGATGTCTTCGCACGCTTCATCCAGGGCGCGCAGGTCTCGATCGGTGTTGCCATCGGGGTCACAATCGCCGGAACGCTGATCGGGGGCACTCTTGGCCTCCTTGCCGGACTTGTGGGCGGATGGTTCGATGCGGTCATCTCGCGCGTCATGGATGCCATCCTGGCTTTTCCACCGCTCATTCTCGCCATGGCCGTTGCCATTGGCCTCGGCCCGGGCGTTGTTTCGGCCGCTATCGGGGTGATCCTGGCCGCCATACCCTGGTATTTCCGGTTGTTGCGCAGCGAGGTCTTGCGGTTGCGCACTCTGATGTATGTGGAATCCGCTCAGGCTCTTGGCGCTTCGAACCTGCGCCTGATCCGGCTTCATATCCTGCCCCAGACGACGTCGACCATTTTTATCCAGGCCTCCTCGGTCTTCAGTTTTTCCATCCTGACACTCGCTGCCCTCGGTTTTGTGGGGCTTGGTATTCAGCCTCCGGTCCCCGAATGGGGGACCATGATCACCGAAGGGCTCGCCTTCGCACTGACCGGGCAATGGTGGCTCGGCTTTTTCCCCGGCCTGGGTATCTTCATGCTCGCGGTATCGGCCAATCTGATTGCCGACAGGCTGCGTGACATTTACGACCCCAAGTCGGGCGCGCGACTGTCAATCTAG
- a CDS encoding ABC transporter permease, with translation MINFLLGRIGSALITVFGASILAFVVLRAVPTNPARLIAGPFANDEVIAAITTQLGLNKPLVVQYFDYVVSFFSGDWGFSYSAGQPVLSQIVQRLPASAELALYAFAFAFVGAVLLTVLVSFLKSKWLDGLLRLFSFISVGIPPFWLALLFLMVFFEQLGWFPGPVGRGPAPADIRTGFYTFDYLLAGNLTGFSTAFHHLALPALALALGPLGYLVRLLRANLLDVVSEPFVTVLHAKGVAPISTHFQHILPNAFLPTLTAGGLILAQLLGGSVLVERIFVWPGIGTLVIDGILRQDYAVVQAFIMLSAIIYIGVNLLVDILYGYVDPRVRRS, from the coding sequence ATGATAAACTTTCTTCTTGGACGTATCGGGTCCGCCCTCATTACCGTCTTCGGGGCTTCGATACTGGCCTTCGTCGTTCTGCGTGCCGTGCCAACCAACCCGGCCCGCCTGATCGCCGGCCCCTTCGCCAATGACGAAGTGATAGCTGCCATCACGACCCAACTCGGTCTCAATAAACCCCTTGTCGTGCAGTATTTCGATTATGTCGTTTCGTTCTTCTCGGGCGATTGGGGTTTTTCCTACAGTGCCGGCCAGCCGGTTCTGTCCCAGATTGTCCAGCGCCTGCCTGCCAGCGCCGAACTCGCGCTTTATGCTTTCGCTTTTGCCTTTGTCGGCGCGGTGCTTCTTACTGTTCTGGTGAGCTTTCTCAAATCGAAATGGCTCGATGGGCTGTTGCGGCTCTTTTCCTTTATCAGTGTCGGAATTCCCCCATTCTGGTTGGCACTGTTGTTCCTGATGGTGTTTTTCGAACAACTGGGCTGGTTTCCCGGGCCCGTGGGGCGTGGCCCGGCACCCGCCGATATCCGCACCGGATTTTATACGTTCGACTATCTTCTGGCGGGCAATCTGACCGGATTTTCGACGGCATTCCATCATCTGGCACTTCCAGCTCTGGCGCTGGCGCTCGGGCCACTGGGGTATCTGGTGCGCCTTTTGCGGGCCAACCTGCTCGACGTCGTCAGTGAACCCTTCGTCACCGTCCTGCACGCCAAGGGGGTGGCGCCGATCTCGACCCATTTCCAGCACATCCTGCCCAATGCCTTCCTCCCCACGCTAACGGCCGGCGGGCTTATCCTCGCCCAGCTTTTGGGGGGCAGCGTGCTTGTCGAGCGGATTTTCGTCTGGCCCGGCATCGGCACGCTGGTGATCGATGGCATCCTGCGCCAGGACTATGCGGTGGTGCAGGCATTCATCATGCTCAGCGCCATCATCTATATCGGCGTCAATCTGCTGGTCGACATTCTCTACGGCTATGTCGATCCGCGCGTGCGCAGGAGTTGA
- a CDS encoding ABC transporter ATP-binding protein: MTNPAAMPLLEVEGLKTSFATPRGTVRSVDDVSFAIPAGKTLGVVGESGSGKSVTSLSIMRLVGRGGGSIDGGTIRLNKPGTPGIDIRALDEKAMRAVRGNDVAMIFQEPMTSLDPVWSIGAQIMEAIRLHQKLSKREAREKAIEMLRLVGIPAPESRVDDFPHQLSGGMRQRVMIAIALSCRPSLLIADEPTTALDVTIQAQILDLIRRLQKEIGMSVLFITHNLGVVAEIADRVAVMYAGQVVEEGPVRTIFSTPRHPYTVGLLKSIPNPGVRSTSRKLETIGGTPPDPLDLPKGCRFAPRCPLAIDACREVPPPLFDVGADHGARCIRWQEVTQ, encoded by the coding sequence ATGACCAATCCCGCTGCAATGCCGCTGCTTGAGGTGGAGGGCCTCAAAACCTCGTTTGCGACCCCAAGAGGAACCGTGCGCAGTGTCGACGACGTGTCGTTTGCTATTCCCGCCGGCAAAACCCTCGGTGTCGTCGGGGAATCCGGTTCCGGAAAATCGGTGACATCGCTGTCCATCATGCGCCTCGTCGGACGCGGTGGCGGCAGCATCGACGGAGGGACGATCCGGCTCAACAAACCCGGCACGCCGGGTATCGATATCCGGGCTCTCGATGAAAAGGCCATGCGCGCGGTCCGCGGCAACGACGTCGCGATGATCTTTCAGGAACCCATGACCAGTCTCGACCCGGTCTGGTCGATCGGAGCGCAGATCATGGAGGCCATTAGGCTTCACCAGAAATTGTCGAAGAGGGAAGCTCGAGAGAAGGCCATCGAAATGCTGCGGCTGGTGGGCATTCCAGCACCCGAGAGCCGGGTCGACGATTTCCCCCATCAGCTCTCGGGAGGCATGCGCCAAAGAGTGATGATCGCCATTGCGCTATCGTGCCGGCCCTCTCTGTTGATCGCCGACGAGCCGACGACGGCGCTCGATGTGACCATTCAGGCCCAGATTCTCGATCTCATCCGCCGCCTCCAGAAAGAGATCGGCATGTCGGTATTGTTCATCACCCACAATCTCGGCGTTGTGGCGGAAATCGCCGATCGCGTGGCGGTGATGTATGCGGGCCAGGTGGTCGAGGAAGGACCGGTGCGCACGATATTTTCCACCCCCCGCCACCCCTATACGGTGGGCCTGCTCAAATCCATTCCCAATCCGGGTGTGAGGTCCACATCGCGCAAGCTCGAGACGATCGGCGGCACACCACCCGATCCCCTGGATTTGCCGAAAGGCTGCCGGTTCGCGCCGCGCTGCCCGCTGGCCATTGATGCCTGTCGCGAGGTGCCGCCGCCCTTGTTTGACGTGGGCGCCGATCACGGCGCGCGATGTATCCGTTGGCAGGAGGTCACTCAATGA
- a CDS encoding ABC transporter ATP-binding protein, with product MNANTPLLAVSHLSKRFPVKGRPFSREKRQVHAVDDVSFTIARGEVVGLVGESGSGKTTIGRTIMRLTDPTEGAIVYEGTDIAGLPGREMMAFRRKIQMVFQDPFASLNPRRKVGELIAEGMEIHGIGTRRERMAEVARLLDLVGLPTDAAQRFPHEFSGGQRQRIGIARALAVAPGFIVADEPVSALDVSVQAQVLNLLQDLKDQLGLTILFIAHDLAVVEHFCDRVIVMYLGRIMEIAPRDRLYASPKHPYTEALLSAAPAPDPDRQGNRIVLEGDIPSPINPPSGCVMRTRCRYALPECAQIRPELREVAPGHLKACIRDDIL from the coding sequence ATGAATGCGAATACGCCCCTGCTGGCCGTCAGCCATCTCTCCAAACGCTTTCCGGTCAAGGGCCGGCCTTTTTCGCGCGAGAAGCGCCAGGTTCACGCCGTCGACGATGTGAGCTTTACCATAGCCCGCGGCGAAGTCGTCGGGCTCGTTGGGGAGTCGGGGTCGGGCAAGACAACGATCGGGCGCACCATAATGCGGCTGACCGACCCTACCGAGGGCGCGATCGTTTACGAAGGCACCGACATTGCCGGGCTTCCCGGGCGCGAAATGATGGCGTTCCGGCGCAAGATCCAGATGGTGTTTCAGGACCCTTTCGCCAGTCTCAACCCACGTCGGAAGGTGGGTGAACTGATCGCGGAGGGCATGGAAATCCATGGCATCGGTACCCGCAGAGAGCGCATGGCCGAGGTGGCGCGGCTGCTCGACCTCGTCGGCCTTCCCACCGACGCCGCCCAGCGGTTTCCGCACGAATTTTCCGGTGGTCAGCGCCAGCGCATCGGTATCGCCAGGGCGTTGGCTGTTGCGCCGGGCTTTATCGTGGCTGACGAACCGGTTTCGGCTCTTGACGTGTCGGTTCAAGCTCAGGTGCTCAACCTCTTGCAGGACCTGAAGGATCAACTCGGTCTCACAATTCTTTTCATCGCTCACGATCTGGCCGTGGTTGAACATTTTTGCGACCGGGTGATCGTCATGTATCTGGGGCGCATCATGGAGATCGCCCCGCGCGACCGGCTCTACGCATCTCCCAAGCATCCCTATACCGAAGCGCTGCTGTCGGCGGCTCCGGCACCGGACCCGGACAGGCAGGGCAACCGGATCGTTTTGGAGGGAGACATCCCGAGCCCCATCAATCCGCCTTCGGGGTGCGTGATGAGAACACGCTGCCGTTACGCGCTTCCCGAATGCGCGCAAATCCGCCCGGAACTGCGTGAGGTTGCGCCCGGCCACCTCAAGGCCTGCATCCGCGACGATATCCTCTGA
- a CDS encoding M20 aminoacylase family protein, producing the protein MPIINSITEMHDDIVAWRRDFHAHPELLYDVDRTAGKIAQLLESFGVDEVVTGIGRTGVVGVIRGRAPGRSIGLRADMDALPINEATGLSHASTTPGLMHACGHDGHSAMLLGAARHLALTRNFDGTIMVIFQPAEEGGAGGLAMAEDGLFERFGIEAVYGMHNLPGLPEGSFATCPGAIMASADEFDIEITARGGHAAWPHEAVDPVLVAGHMITALQSIVARNIDPLASAVISTTRMESGSAYNVIPGTARLSGTVRTLAPETRDTVEARMNAVITHIASAFGASAKLDFRRGYPVTVNDADQTRFACKIAQNIVGPENVNPDLAPMMGGEDFAFMLERRPGAYVFIGNGPTSGLHTDTYDFNDEIIPVGVSYLVRLGEAAASGRTV; encoded by the coding sequence ATGCCGATCATCAATTCCATCACCGAAATGCATGATGACATCGTCGCCTGGCGCCGCGATTTTCATGCTCATCCCGAATTGCTCTACGACGTGGATCGCACGGCAGGCAAAATTGCGCAGCTTCTTGAAAGCTTCGGCGTCGACGAAGTCGTTACCGGCATTGGCCGGACAGGAGTGGTTGGCGTTATCCGCGGGCGCGCTCCCGGCCGATCCATCGGTCTAAGGGCCGATATGGATGCGCTGCCGATCAATGAGGCGACAGGCTTGTCTCATGCCAGCACGACACCGGGGCTGATGCATGCCTGCGGCCATGATGGCCACAGCGCCATGCTCTTGGGGGCGGCCCGACATCTGGCCCTGACCCGGAATTTCGACGGTACGATCATGGTGATCTTCCAACCCGCCGAAGAGGGCGGAGCGGGCGGATTGGCCATGGCCGAAGACGGGCTGTTCGAGCGGTTCGGCATCGAAGCCGTCTATGGCATGCACAATCTGCCCGGCTTGCCCGAAGGCAGTTTTGCAACCTGCCCGGGCGCCATCATGGCTTCGGCCGACGAATTCGATATTGAGATCACCGCCAGGGGTGGGCACGCCGCCTGGCCCCATGAGGCCGTCGATCCCGTGCTCGTTGCCGGTCATATGATTACGGCGCTTCAGTCGATCGTCGCGCGCAATATCGATCCGCTCGCTTCGGCTGTAATTTCCACAACCCGTATGGAATCTGGAAGCGCCTATAACGTCATCCCCGGTACCGCGCGGCTGTCGGGAACGGTTCGCACGCTTGCCCCCGAGACGCGCGACACGGTCGAGGCCCGGATGAATGCCGTAATTACGCACATCGCCAGCGCCTTTGGCGCTTCGGCAAAGCTCGATTTTCGCCGCGGTTACCCGGTAACGGTCAACGATGCCGACCAAACCCGGTTTGCCTGCAAAATTGCCCAGAACATCGTGGGCCCGGAAAACGTCAACCCCGATCTCGCGCCGATGATGGGCGGCGAAGATTTCGCGTTCATGCTCGAACGCCGCCCGGGCGCCTATGTCTTTATTGGCAACGGCCCAACTAGCGGCCTGCACACCGATACCTATGATTTCAACGATGAAATCATCCCCGTCGGCGTCAGCTATCTGGTCCGTCTGGGCGAGGCTGCTGCCTCCGGGCGAACCGTGTAA